In one window of Aestuariirhabdus haliotis DNA:
- a CDS encoding Dps family protein: MTDIDIGISQQDRINIAEGLKRLLADSYTLYLQTHNFHWNVTGPQFRELHLMFEEHYTELAVAVDDIAERIRTLDVAAPGTYKEFARLSSIDEVEGVPSAEQMVDLLTRGHEQVVKTSRAALKLAQDADDESTAALVSDRMRIHEKTSWMLRATRK; encoded by the coding sequence GTGACCGACATCGATATTGGTATCAGCCAACAAGATCGCATTAATATCGCCGAAGGCTTGAAACGCCTGTTAGCGGACTCTTACACCCTCTACTTGCAAACCCATAACTTTCACTGGAACGTCACCGGCCCGCAATTTCGTGAGCTTCACCTGATGTTCGAAGAGCATTACACCGAGCTGGCCGTAGCGGTGGACGATATTGCCGAGCGTATACGCACCCTCGATGTCGCTGCACCAGGCACCTATAAAGAGTTTGCCAGACTTAGCTCCATCGACGAGGTCGAAGGCGTACCAAGCGCCGAGCAGATGGTGGACCTGTTAACCAGGGGGCACGAGCAGGTGGTAAAGACCTCACGTGCAGCACTCAAACTGGCCCAGGACGCAGACGACGAATCGACGGCGGCCCTTGTGTCAGATCGTATGCGAATCCATGAGAAGACCTCCTGGATGCTGCGGGCTACCAGAAAATAG
- a CDS encoding substrate-binding periplasmic protein has translation MFRFSLINLCLLILFSQSVQAREYKLVLLTENYPPFNMSIEDKNFSRESGIDGIATDIVRELMSRSAIKYSMTLRFPWKRIYGLTLKNHNYGLFSTTRTEAREELFQWVGPIVSNDWVAFVQAGSKVKINSLQDLAKYRVGGYKGDAIAEHLKANGIPVIEAHKDNANPKKLAEGKIDVWVSGDITGRYIADLEGFSGLRTAYRLKSTEMYLALNLDVPPEIVNKLQSTLDQMRADGTMDELTSRYQ, from the coding sequence ATGTTTCGCTTTTCTCTGATCAACCTCTGTTTGTTAATCCTGTTTAGTCAGTCTGTCCAGGCCCGCGAATACAAGCTTGTCCTGCTGACCGAAAATTACCCTCCGTTCAATATGAGCATCGAGGATAAGAACTTCAGCCGTGAAAGTGGCATTGATGGTATTGCCACCGATATCGTGCGTGAACTGATGTCACGAAGTGCAATCAAGTATTCCATGACCCTGCGTTTCCCCTGGAAGCGTATCTACGGTTTGACGCTGAAAAACCATAACTACGGATTGTTCTCTACGACTCGTACAGAAGCTCGTGAAGAGCTGTTTCAGTGGGTTGGCCCCATTGTAAGCAATGACTGGGTTGCCTTTGTTCAGGCCGGCAGCAAGGTCAAGATCAACAGCCTTCAAGATCTTGCTAAATATCGTGTCGGTGGCTACAAAGGGGACGCGATTGCTGAACACCTGAAAGCCAACGGTATTCCAGTGATAGAGGCTCACAAAGATAATGCCAACCCCAAGAAGCTGGCAGAAGGTAAAATTGATGTGTGGGTGTCTGGTGATATTACCGGGCGTTATATCGCAGACCTGGAAGGCTTTTCGGGTTTGCGTACCGCTTATCGCTTGAAGTCTACAGAGATGTACCTGGCACTGAACCTGGATGTGCCGCCTGAAATTGTTAACAAGCTTCAGTCGACCCTGGACCAGATGCGAGCCGATGGGACCATGGATGAACTGACCAGTCGCTATCAATAG